The following are from one region of the Nicotiana tabacum cultivar K326 chromosome 3, ASM71507v2, whole genome shotgun sequence genome:
- the LOC107766747 gene encoding oxoglutarate-dependent flavonoid 7-O-demethylase 1 — MMEENLATTLGGTLAVPSVQELATDSPEKVPARYVRDDQDFSPIKSSTSISFSDNIPIINMESLLLGDEIELKKLDSACKDWGFFQLINHGVSGSLVEKVKKDTQDFFNLPMDEKKMWKQVDGDLDGFGQAFVVSEEQKLDWADLFFLTTLPPFLRKQHMFPRLPLPFRETVELYAAELKTLALKIINFIAKALNIDEEYMSELFGEGMQAMRMNYYPPCPEPEKVIGLSPHSDGVGLTILLQLNQMEGLQIKKDGMWIPISPLPNAFIINIGDILEIVTNGTYRSIEHRATVNNEKERLSIATFYNPKLDGLIGPAPSIISSENPAKFKNIGAADYFRGLFARKLDKKSYLDVMRIENYENPAS, encoded by the exons ATGATGGAGGAAAATTTGGCAACGACGCTAGGTGGAACGTTGGCTGTGCCAAGTGTTCAAGAACTGGCCACAGACTCACCGGAAAAAGTCCCGGCGCGTTACGTGAGAGATGATCAAGATTTTTCTCCGATCAAATCATCTACTTCTATTAGTTTCTCTGATAATATCCCAATCATCAACATGGAAAGCTTGCTTCTTGGAGATGAAATCGAATTGAAGAAGCTTGATTCTGCTTGCAAAGACTGGGGATTTTTCCAG CTGATAAATCACGGAGTGAGTGGTTCATTAGTTGAGAAAGTGAAGAAGGACACTCAAGATTTCTTCAACCTCCCAATGGACGAAAAGAAAATGTGGAAGCAAGTGGATGGAGATTTGGATGGTTTTGGACAAGCTTTTGTTGTTTCTGAGGAGCAAAAACTTGACTGGGCTGATCTCTTCTTCTTGACAACCCTCCCTCCTTTTTTGAGAAAACAACATATGTTCCCCCGTCTCCCTCTACCATTCAG AGAAACGGTGGAACTATATGCAGCTGAATTGAAAACATTGGCTTTAAAGATAATTAACTTTATTGCGAAAGCATTGAATATAGATGAAGAATACATGAGTGAATTGTTTGGAGAAGGGATGCAAGCGATGAGGATGAACTACTATCCACCCTGTCCCGAGCCAGAGAAAGTGATCGGTCTTTCTCCTCATTCAGATGGTGTTGGCCTCACAATTCTCCTTCAACTTAACCAAATGGAAGGACTTCAGATCAAGAAAGATGGCATGTGGATTCCTATTAGTCCTCTTCCTAATGCCTTCATTATCAACATTGGTGATATCTTAGAG ATAGTGACTAATGGAACCTACCGTAGCATTGAGCATAGAGCAACCGTTAATAACGAGAAGGAGAGACTCTCAATTGCAACATTTTACAACCCTAAACTTGATGGACTAATTGGTCCTGCTCCAAGTATCATTTCCTCTGAAAATCCGGCAAAGTTCAAAAATATTGGAGCTGCAGATTATTTCAGAGGTTTATTTGCTCGTAAGCTTGATAAGAAATCGTACTTGGATGTTATGAGAATTGAAAATTATGAGAATCCAGCAAGTTGA
- the LOC107766748 gene encoding oxoglutarate-dependent flavonoid 7-O-demethylase 1: MAMEAHTTELGGSMKVPSVQELAKQKLVTIPSRYVRDDQDRSISSLDKEVPVIDMQHLNSTDSMNLELQKLHFAAKDWGFFQLINHGVSSSVVEKMKSEIQEFFNLPLEEKAKFEQLAGDTDGFGQLFVVSDEQKLDWADMFCLKTSPTHLRRPIFSKLSLPFRETIEAYSEEVKELAMKVLDLLGKALGIEAEEVNNLFGKGMQSVRMNYYPPCPQPELVMGLCPHSDACALAILLQVNETDGLQIRKDGIWIPVLPLPNAFIVNVGDSLEIFSNGIYRSIEHRSVVSAVKERISIATFHSPKLDGELGPAKSLITADSPPIFKTINVHEYFRGFFTRKLDGKSYVDTVRITCENDL; the protein is encoded by the exons ATGGCCATGGAAGCACATACGACTGAGCTAGGAGGTTCCATGAAAGTTCCTTCTGTTCAGGAGCTGGCAAAGCAGAAATTGGTGACGATTCCATCGCGATATGTACGCGATGATCAGGACCGTTCAATCTCATCATTAGACAAGGAAGTTCCAGTCATTGACATGCAACATTTAAACTCTACTGACTCTATGAATCTCGAGCTTCAGAAATTGCATTTTGCAGCCAAAGATTGGGGTTTCTTTCAG TTGATTAATCACGGAGTAAGTTCTTCAGTGGTGGAGAAAATGAAATCTGAGATTCAAGAATTCTTCAATCTGCCATTAGAAGAGAAGGCGAAGTTTGAACAATTGGCAGGGGATACAGATGGATTTGGGCAACTGTTCGTTGTCTCTGATGAACAAAAGCTTGACTGGGCAGACATGTTTTGCTTAAAGACCTCGCCTACACATTTAAGGAGGCCTATATTTTCCAAACTTTCCCTTCCATTTAG AGAGACAATTGAAGCGTACTCAGAAGAAGTAAAGGAGCTAGCAATGAAAGTTCTGGACCTGTTGGGTAAAGCTCTGGGGATTGAAGCAGAAGAAGTGAACAACCTTTTTGGAAAAGGGATGCAATCAGTGAGGATGAATTACTATCCACCCTGTCCACAACCAGAACTTGTGATGGGACTTTGCCCTCACTCTGATGCATGTGCCTTAGCAATCCTTCTTCAAGTCAATGAAACTGATGGTCTTCAAATTAGGAAAGATGGAATTTGGATTCCCGTTTTACCCCTCCCCAATGCCTTCATAGTCAATGTTGGAGACTCTTTGGAG ATTTTTTCAAATGGAATTTACAGAAGCATAGAGCATAGATCAGTGGTGAGCGCAGTGAAAGAAAGAATCTCCATAGCAACATTTCATAGTCCAAAATTGGATGGTGAATTAGGTCCAGCTAAAAGCCTTATTACTGCTGATAGTCCACCGATATTTAAAACTATAAATGTACATGAATATTTTAGAGGATTCTTCACCCGTAAACTTGACGGGAAATCATATGTGGACACCGTGAGAATCACTTGTGAAAATGACCTATAA
- the LOC107766746 gene encoding uncharacterized protein LOC107766746, protein MVPKISKLKVSEKARKLVFPEMLGSFVVGREEGNYNMGSDKRDESAGEELRTFELHGFALKHMIKDQTYDFDEELSVPQKANKNLGAIVHAIINDDNEKRSDLEHEISEKEINLEKLQRVASSGIPDGGSLRAKIWKLLLGYLPTSRDLWEKELTESRLKYAKLKEELLLNPSELSRRKDKSLRFLEHATSSDANEPLERYNISKEDHPLSLGKASIWHQYFEFSEISVQIDRDLQRTHPDLEFFSGDSPLSRKNRESMRNILLLFAKLNPVISYVQGMNEVLAPLYYVFSTDSNEHNTANLEADTFSCFVILMSGCVDHFCQQLDSSSVGIHSTLSNLSKFLKTNDEELWHHLEYKSKVEPQFYAFRWITLLLTQEFSLHHILRIWDTLLSNPFGLQDMLLRICCAMLICVKSKLLSGDFVDNLKLLQHFPELDVEHLLQIAQGVTVDTSFLSAV, encoded by the exons ATGGTGCCCAAAATTAGCAAGCTCAAGGTTTCAGAAAAAGCGAGGAAATTAGTATTTCCTGAAATGCTTGGTAGCTTTGTGGTTGGTAGAGAAGAAGGAAATTACAATATGGGGTCTGATAAAAGAGATGAATCTGCAGGTGAAGAATTACGCACTTTTGAGCTTCATGGGTTTGCTTTGAAACATATGATTAAGGATCAAACTTATGATTTTGACGAGGAGCTTAGTGTTCCCCAAAAGGCAAATAAGAATTTGGGAGCAATTGTACACGCAATCATTAATGATGATAATGAAAAAAGATCTGATCTTGAACATGAG ATTTCTGAGAAGGAGATTAATTTGGAGAAGTTGCAAAGAGTTGCCAGTTCAGGTATTCCTGATGGAGGGAGTTTGCGAGCAAAAATTTGGAAG CTATTATTGGGGTATTTACCTACTTCTCGTGATTTATGGGAAAAGGAGTTGACTGAGAGtcgattaaaatatgctaagctCAAAGAGGAGCTTTTACTAAACCCC TCAGAATTGTCAAGGAGAAAAGATAAAAGCTTGAGATTCCTTGAACATGCTACTAGCAGCGACGCAAATGAGCCCCTTGAACGCTACAACATTTCTAAAGAGGATCATCCACTAAGCTTGGGTAAAGCTAGTATATGGCATCAGTACTTTGAG ttttcagaaatttcAGTTCAAATAGACCGTGATTTGCAACGAACTCATCCAGATTTAGAATTCTTCTCCGGAGACTCTCCACTATCTAGGAAGAATAGG GAGTCAATGAGAAATATTCTTCTTTTGTTTGCAAAGTTAAATCCGGTAATTAGTTATGTGCAAGGCATGAATGAGGTCTTGGCCCCATTATACTATGTCTTCAGCACTGATAGCAATGAGCACAATACT GCAAATTTAGAAGCAGATACTTTTTCCTGTTTTGTTATACTAATGAGTGGCTGTGTGGATCACTTCTGTCAACAATTAGATAGCAGTTCTGTGGGTATCCACTCCACTCTTTCAAACTTGTCAAAGTTCTTGAAAACCAATGATGAGGAATTGTGGCACCATCTTGAATATAAATCAAAG GTTGAGCCGCAATTCTATGCGTTTAGGTGGATCACTCTGCTTCTTACTCAGGAGTTTAGCCTGCATCACATCTTAAGGATCTGGGATACACTTTTAAGCAATCCCTTTGGCCTTCAG GACATGCTTCTGAGGATCTGTTGTGCTATGCTAATATGTGTCAAAAGCAAATTACTGAGTGGTGATTTCGTTGACAACTTAAAGCTTTTACAACATTTCCCCGAATTAGATGTTGAGCACCTTCTCCAGATAGCACAGGGCGTGACTGTGGACACGTCCTTCCTTTCAGCTGTGTAA
- the LOC107790223 gene encoding protein SRG1-like, translating to MKSTPAKLKFGNLLVPSVQELAKQHLTNIPTRYVRPEQESPAIFAGTAVPSVPVIDLKELMSGDSMDSELQKLHSACQQWGFLQVINHGVTPSVVEEFKREVTELFKLPMEEKKKLWQQGDSYEGFGHLFVLSEDQKLDWSDMFGITTLPPHMRKMDLFQKLPPKLRHSMEAYCKEMKSLAISILCQLAKALRMDEKEMRDLFSDGMQSMRMNYYPPCPEPDKTIGLSPHSDADGLTILIQLNEIEGLQVRKDGVWVPVKPLPNALIVNIGDMMEIVSNGVYRSIEHRAVVNSNEVRLSVATFYTANLDSELGPAHSLIGPNNPAIFRRVPVEKYLLDFFSRKIDGKSYVDFMKVETRDDES from the exons ATGAAGTCAACGCCGGCAAaattgaaatttggaaatttgttAGTTCCAAGTGTTCAAGAGCTTGCCAAACAGCACCTTACCAATATTCCGACCAGGTATGTCCGTCCAGAACAGGAATCTCCGGCCATATTCGCCGGAACGGCGGTTCCTTCTGTCCCAGTAATCGATCTTAAAGAGTTGATGTCTGGTGATTCCATGGATTCTGAGCTTCAAAAGCTTCACTCAGCTTGCCAACAATGGGGTTTCCTCCAG GTTATAAACCACGGAGTGACACCTTCAGTAGTGGAGGAGTTCAAGAGAGAGGTTACAGAGTTGTTCAAACTTCCAatggaagaaaagaagaagctaTGGCAACAGGGAGACAGCTATGAAGGTTTCGGGCATTTATTTGTTCTATCGGAGGATCAGAAGCTCGATTGGAGTGATATGTTTGGCATAACTACTCTTCCCCCTCATATGCGGAAAATGGACTTGTTCCAAAAGTTGCCTCCCAAGCTCAG GCACAGCATGGAAGCATACTGCAAAGAAATGAAGAGCCTAGCAATAAGCATCCTATGTCAATTGGCAAAGGCTTTAAGGATGGATGAAAAGGAAATGAGAGATCTATTCAGTGATGGTATGCAGTCAATGAGGATGAATTATTATCCTCCTTGCCCTGAGCCAGACAAGACCATTGGCCTCAGCCCTCACTCTGATGCTGATGGCCTCACCATCCTTATTCAGCTAAATGAAATTGAAGGTCTCCAAGTGCGAAAAGACGGTGTTTGGGTGCCTGTAAAACCACTCCCAAATGCTTTGATTGTGAATATTGGCGATATGATGGAG ATAGTGAGCAACGGTGTTTATAGGAGCATAGAGCACAGAGCAGTTGTAAATTCAAACGAAGTGAGGCTATCTGTTGCAACATTCTATACCGCCAACCTTGACTCCGAATTGGGACCTGCACACAGTCTTATTGGACCAAATAATCCAGCAATTTTCCGTAGAGTTCCCGTGGAAAAATATTTACTGGATTTTTTTTCACGAAAAATTGATGGAAAGTCGTATGTTGATTTCATGAAGGTAGAGACGAGGGATGACGAGTCCTAG